One genomic segment of Musa acuminata AAA Group cultivar baxijiao chromosome BXJ3-3, Cavendish_Baxijiao_AAA, whole genome shotgun sequence includes these proteins:
- the LOC135633975 gene encoding probable 3-deoxy-D-manno-octulosonic acid transferase, mitochondrial isoform X1, with protein sequence MAAAAHTAMALRGKMVYELYRATTHVAGPIIFAHIQWRRLRGLEHPTRWPERFGRSSSPRPPGPLLWFHAVSLGEGLAAIPMIKHCVRVQPNFVVLMTSTTTSAFEVIKDQLPDGVIYQLAPLDSPTAVGKFLGYWDPVAVFLMESELWPNLIISAAEKGIPVALLNARMSCKSFKRWSRTLALPLISLMLSKISLIAPLSTLQAVHFQLLHASPHIIHFAGDLKYAVGDLNVLEEDIRKIKDLQLHLASRPVWMAASIHEGEEEVMLWVHKELIKMHTDLVMILVTRHPRHGQQLALALKKQGMNVSLRSRSETISCSTSIYVVDTLGELRTLYRITPIAVIGGSFLPCLAGHNVAEAAAAGCAVLTGPYVGHFSHMLAGMIQAASSSVQQVADKAELLEALKKLLTDKKSLEAHCRAAKCAFSTVSKGVVENVWKLVCTFVLKQSIGKSDEG encoded by the exons ATGGCCGCGGCGGCGCACACGGCGATGGCGTTGCGAGGCAAGATGGTGTACGAGCTCTACAGGGCGACCACCCACGTGGCGGGGCCGATCATATTCGCCCACATACAGTGGCGGAGGCTGCGCGGCCTTGAGCACCCTACCCGGTGGCCGGAACGCTTCGGTCGCTCTTCATCGCCTCGCCCTCCCGGCCCTCTTCTCTGGTTTCACGCTGTCTCTCTAG GCGAAGGATTGGCCGCGATCCCCATGATCAAGCACTGTGTTCGTGTGCAACCCAATTTCGTCGTCTTGATGACGAGCACAACGACATCGGCTTT TGAAGTCATCAAGGACCAGCTACCAGATGGTGTCATATATCAG CTTGCCCCTCTTGATTCTCCTACCGCAGTGGGTAAGTTTCTGGGATACTGGGACCCTGTTGCTGTCTTTCTTATGGAAAGTGAACTATGGCCCAACCTCATCATATCTGCTGCAGAGAAAGGA ATTCCAGTGGCGTTATTAAATGCTAGGATGTCGTGCAAGTCTTTTAAGCGTTGGTCAAGAACATTAGCACTGCCTCTAATTTCCTTGATGCTGTCAAAAATATCTTTGATTGCCCCACTG AGCACACTTCAGGCCGTCCATTTTCAATTGCTGCATGCATCACCACATATCATCCATTTTGCTGGTGATTTGAAATATG CTGTAGGAGATCTCAATGTCCTCGAGGAAGACATTAGGAAAATAAAGGATCTTCAACTACATCTCGCCAGTAGGCCTGTTTGGATGGCAGCATCTATACACGAGGGTGAAGAAGAAG TCATGCTTTGGGTTCACAAAGAATTAATCAAGATGCACACCGACCTGGTTATGATTCTGGTTACAAGGCATCCACGACATGGACAACAACTTGCACTT GCATTAAAGAAACAAGGGATGAATGTTTCATTGAGGTCTAGAAGTGAAACAATTTCTTGTAGCACTAGTATATATGTGGTGGACACTTTGG GTGAACTTAGGACACTTTATAGGATAACTCCAATTGCTGTGATTGGAGGTTCTTTTTTGCCTTGTTTAGCTGGTCATAATGTTGCCGAGGCTGCTGCAGCTGGTTGTGCTGTTTTAACAG GTCCTTATGTTGGACATTTCTCGCATATGTTAGCTGGAATGATACAAGCAGCTAGTTCATCAGTCCAGCAG GTTGCAGATAAAGCTGAACTATTAGAAGCACTGAAAAAGCTGCTTACCGATAAAAAGTCTTTGGAAGCACACTGCAGGGCTGCAAAATGTGCATTTTCAACTGTTTCAAAGGGAGTTGTGGAAAACGTCTGGAAACTTGTATGTACATTTGTTCTTAAACAGTCCATAGGAAAATCAGATGAAGGTTGA
- the LOC135632546 gene encoding GABA transporter 1-like produces MRSCSHNSIEAEAMVASGGTDSHAVDAASAAPAGDQKKLDAGALFVLQSKGSWLHCAYHLTTSIVSPALLSLPLAFASLGWASAVACLVMGAAVTFYSYNLLSLVLEHHDQLGRRQLRFRDMAHDILGPKWGRYYVAPIQFTICFSTVFGVGLLGGQSLKSIYLIARPEGTMKFYEFVAIFGVFMMVLAQIPSFHSLRHVNLISLMLCLAYSACATAGSIYAGIIPFPLYA; encoded by the exons ATGAGAAGCTGTTCCCACAATTCCATAGAAGCAGAGGCGAtggtggccagcggtggcaccgacaGCCATGCCGTTGATGCTGCTTCTGCGGCACCTGCAGGTGACCAGAAGAAGCTGGATGCCGGAGCTCTTTTTGTTCTCCAGTCCAAAG GCTCATGGCTACACTGCGCCTACCATCTCACCACCTCCATCGTCTCCCCGGCGCTGCTCAGCCTCCCCTTGGCGTTCGCGTCGCTCGGGTGGGCGTCGGCCGTGGCGTGCCTCGTCATGGGCGCCGCCGTCACATTCTACTCCTACAACCTCCTCTCCCTCGTTCTCGAGCACCACGATCAGCTCGGCCGCCGCCAACTGCGATTCAGGGACATGGCCCACGACATCCTCG GGCCAAAATGGGGTCGTTACTATGTTGCCCCAATTCAGTTCACAATATGCTTTTCTACAGTTTTTGGTGTAGGCCTACTGGGAGGACAAAGCTTGAAG TCCATATACCTGATTGCAAGGCCGGAAGGCACGATGAAATTTTATGAGTTCGTGGCCATCTTCGGGGTATTCATGATGGTCCTGGCGCAGATCCCCTCCTTCCACTCCCTCAGGCATGTCAACCTCATCTCTCTAATGCTCTGCTTGGCGTACAGTGCATGTGCCACTGCAGGTTCCATTTATGCAGGTATTATTCCTTTCCCTCTCTACGCTTAA
- the LOC135633975 gene encoding probable 3-deoxy-D-manno-octulosonic acid transferase, mitochondrial isoform X2, producing the protein MAAAAHTAMALRGKMVYELYRATTHVAGPIIFAHIQWRRLRGLEHPTRWPERFGRSSSPRPPGPLLWFHAVSLGEGLAAIPMIKHCVRVQPNFVVLMTSTTTSAFEVIKDQLPDGVIYQLAPLDSPTAVGKFLGYWDPVAVFLMESELWPNLIISAAEKGIPVALLNARMSCKSFKRWSRTLALPLISLMLSKISLIAPLSTLQAVHFQLLHASPHIIHFAGDLKYAVGDLNVLEEDIRKIKDLQLHLASRPVWMAASIHEGEEEVMLWVHKELIKMHTDLVMILVTRHPRHGQQLALALKKQGMNVSLRSRSETISCSTSIYVVDTLVDSRSKRKDQSCWTNKFDVVTFATNTL; encoded by the exons ATGGCCGCGGCGGCGCACACGGCGATGGCGTTGCGAGGCAAGATGGTGTACGAGCTCTACAGGGCGACCACCCACGTGGCGGGGCCGATCATATTCGCCCACATACAGTGGCGGAGGCTGCGCGGCCTTGAGCACCCTACCCGGTGGCCGGAACGCTTCGGTCGCTCTTCATCGCCTCGCCCTCCCGGCCCTCTTCTCTGGTTTCACGCTGTCTCTCTAG GCGAAGGATTGGCCGCGATCCCCATGATCAAGCACTGTGTTCGTGTGCAACCCAATTTCGTCGTCTTGATGACGAGCACAACGACATCGGCTTT TGAAGTCATCAAGGACCAGCTACCAGATGGTGTCATATATCAG CTTGCCCCTCTTGATTCTCCTACCGCAGTGGGTAAGTTTCTGGGATACTGGGACCCTGTTGCTGTCTTTCTTATGGAAAGTGAACTATGGCCCAACCTCATCATATCTGCTGCAGAGAAAGGA ATTCCAGTGGCGTTATTAAATGCTAGGATGTCGTGCAAGTCTTTTAAGCGTTGGTCAAGAACATTAGCACTGCCTCTAATTTCCTTGATGCTGTCAAAAATATCTTTGATTGCCCCACTG AGCACACTTCAGGCCGTCCATTTTCAATTGCTGCATGCATCACCACATATCATCCATTTTGCTGGTGATTTGAAATATG CTGTAGGAGATCTCAATGTCCTCGAGGAAGACATTAGGAAAATAAAGGATCTTCAACTACATCTCGCCAGTAGGCCTGTTTGGATGGCAGCATCTATACACGAGGGTGAAGAAGAAG TCATGCTTTGGGTTCACAAAGAATTAATCAAGATGCACACCGACCTGGTTATGATTCTGGTTACAAGGCATCCACGACATGGACAACAACTTGCACTT GCATTAAAGAAACAAGGGATGAATGTTTCATTGAGGTCTAGAAGTGAAACAATTTCTTGTAGCACTAGTATATATGTGGTGGACACTTTGG TTGATTCAAGAAGCAAGAGAAAAGATCAGTCTTGTTGGACAAATAAGTTTGACGTGGTTACTTTTGCGACAAATACTTTGTGA
- the LOC135632547 gene encoding GABA transporter 1-like produces MTGHSAGAPPRDYSLSSDSQDRIFGIFSGIAIIATTYGNGIIPEIQATAARPVTGKMFKGLCLSYVIVIMTFFSVAISGYWAFGNQAEGSILTNFILKNSSTLVPKWFLVMTNLFVLLQLAAVGVVYLQPSNEILEGLFADPTKDQYSARNIVPRLIFRSLSIAIATLIAAMLPFFGAFNAAIGAFGFLPLDFAVPSVMYNITFKPSKRGLLFWLNTTIAIVFSILSVLGSISAVRQIVLDAKTYKLFANV; encoded by the exons atGACAGGACACTCGGCTGGCGCACCACCGAGAGACTACTCTCTTTCAAGTGATAGCCAAGACCGTATCTTCGGCATATTCAGTGGCATTGCAATCATCGCAACCACCTACGGCAATGGTATCATTCCAGAGATACAG GCAACAGCAGCTCGACCTGTAACAGGAAAGATGTTCAAAGGCCTTTGTCTCAGCTACGTGATCGTGATAATGACATTCTTCAGCGTGGCGATATCGGGGTACTGGGCATTCGGCAACCAAGCTGAAGGCTCCATCCTTACCAACTTCATTCTGAAGAACAGCTCGACTTTAGTTCCAAAGTGGTTCCTCGTGATGACCAATTTGTTTGTTCTTCTCCAACTAGCCGCTGTAGGAGTG GTATACTTGCAGCCATCAAATGAGATACTTGAGGGGTTGTTTGCTGACCCAACCAAGGATCAATACTCTGCTCGGAACATTGTGCCAAGGCTCATCTTCCGGTCACTATCCATCGCCATAGCAACTCTCATAGCAGCGATGCTCCCTTTCTTTGGTGCCTTCAATGCAGCCATTGGTGCTTTTGGGTTCCTGCCCCTTGATTTTGCAGTGCCATCAGTTATGTACAACATCACCTTCAAACCTTCAAAGAGAGGCCTGCTTTTTTGGTTGAACACCACCATAGCCATAGTATTCTCGATACTGTCAGTGCTGGGTTCCATTTCTGCAGTGCGGCAGATCGTTCTGGATGCCAAGACCTATAAACTTTTTGCTAATGTTTGA
- the LOC135633976 gene encoding histone deacetylase HDT2-like: MEFWGLEVQPGKTVKVDPGENKLLHLSQASLGEVKDKGNEGVPVFVKFDNKKLVIGTLSADKCAQIQYDLVFEKEFELSHGSKNTSIYFLGYKTVIQEEGELSDEMDTESESDEEDIPLAQNINGKSEVKEEKPKPSAGKPNALKADASVAKSKPKIEVVKDEKRKADENDDDDDDDESEEDDSDGDEDMLDEDDDSDDEDADESSDEEEEATPKKVETGNKRPAGSALKTPAPEKKAKVISPAGNQKTGADGKKGSYVATPYPAKQGKTPANSDKSKQQTPKSAGSISCNSCSRTFNSDNALQAHTKAKHSGGK; this comes from the exons ATGGAGTTTTGGG GGCTCGAAGTTCAGCCTGGCAAAACTGTTAAGGTCGATCCTGGGGAAAATAAATTGTTACATCTTTCACAG GCATCACTAGGGGAGGTGAAAGATAAAGGAAATGAAGGCGTGCCAGTATTTGTGAAGTTTGACAATAAAAAGCTAGTTATTGGAACTCTCTCCGCTGACAAGTGTGCACAAATTCAGTATGATTTGGTGTTTGAGAAAGAATTTGAACTATCTCATGGATCGAAGAACACGAGCATCTACTTCTTGGGCTATAAGACTGTAATTCAGGAGGAAGGCGA GTTGTCTGATGAAATGG ATACCGAATCTGAATCTGATGAGGAGGATATTCCACTGGCCCAGAATATCAATG GCAAATCTGAGGTAAAGGAAGAAAAGCCCAAGCCCTCAGCTGGAAAACCAAATGCTCTAAAGGCTGATGCTTCAGTTGCCAAGTCAAAACCTAAGATAGAGGTAGTTAAAGATGAGAAGCGGAAAGCTGATGagaatgatgacgatgatgatgatgatgagtctgAAGAAGATGATTCTGATGGTGATGAG GACATGCTTGACGAGGATGACGATAGCGATGATGAAGATGCGGATGAAAGTTCTGATGAAGAGGAAGAGGCTACACCTAAGAAG GTTGAAACTGGTAACAAGAGGCCAGCTGGTTCTGCATTAAAGACTCCTGCTCCAGAAAAGAAGGCAAAGGTGATTTCTCCAGCTGGGAATCAAAAAACAG GTGCTGATGGTAAGAAAGGCAGCTATGTTGCAACTCCTTATCCTGCAAAACAAGGGAAAACTCCAGCAAACAGTGACAAGTCTAAGCAGCAAACTCCTAAATCTGCTGGCTCAATCTCCTGCAATTCATGCAGCAG AACTTTTAACTCGGATAATGCTCTTCAAGCACACACCAAAGCGAAGCATAGTGGCGGCAAATGA